From Toxotes jaculatrix isolate fToxJac2 chromosome 7, fToxJac2.pri, whole genome shotgun sequence:
aacaaaaaaagagcacaTCAGGAAGACTGAATgtctataaaaaaaagaagcaggcattaggtaaaaaacaaaacacttgatcCTTAAAAACATCTAAATTAACTATCATAACACGTTACTGCAATAAGCTTATCTATGCACACTGATGAGAACTTCTAGTAGAGcagattttacattttgggaaaagcTGTCTCTAATAAATAATTCCTCtgttcaaacacactcacatactgtaGGATATCAAACGTAAGTTAGTCCTAAAGTGTAGTGAAGAGCGAAGTGATCTCACCTCGATTGCCAGCGTCGGCCACTGTTCCACACTCTACCAAAAGAAGGAAGCCAGTTGGCGTCTGTATGTGAGCTGTGATCAAAGTTGGCCCCAACTCTGTTCGGTGGAAGCTTCCTCAGCTTCTCTTGCTCCTCTGGAAAAAGACGGATGAGTTCATTTTAATTATACTCCTATCTTAGTGAGACTTTGACTGTTTTACTTTAAGTCTACCTGGTGGAAATATTTGTATCAATGAGACTTACAAAGGTTACGATCACAAATGTGTTGATACTGCTTAATTGTCATGATTTTTAAAGGTACAGAAGTGGTACCTATATCTGAATTTGTTGCTGTGATTTCACATCACAGGAGCAGAGAACAAAGccataaaaacagcagaagatgAGTCATAAGTTCCCTGGTTACTACAACTGATGTGACAGCAACCAGTAACACATACTTCTCATGGAAATTATCATCAAGGCTGGAAGATTTCTTTGAGAAAAACTGCTGATCTGACAACAAATTTGCAtaacacacaacataaaaaaatctgtgtgtgattCCTACTTTGTTTGAGGAACTCTTGCAGTGACGGGCCAATCTCTGGATGTGCTGTAGCACTGGAGGTCCCCTCCAGAGGATCATCCTGGAGCCAAGGAGGAACAGCGCCTATGGCACAGAGAGGCAAAATTATTACTCTTCATCAAACACATGCAAGAGATGAACTAAGATCATAAGTACTGGAGACACAAGGTTTCTGCAGAAGCTTTGAAAAGCatggaaaacacaacaacattaaatattttattaagaCCAAGGAAACCCTTACTatacatgcaaataaaatgtttctctttaGGACCACGCAGGATATAGCTCTAAGAGTGACAGGTGGCAAAGCAATATTACTATAAGCACAAAATATACCTCCACCAAACTCATCCAATGAAGATAAGACAataatctgaaaaacagaacTTACCTGAATCTAGCAAAATAAGGATTTCCCAAACATAGCtatgatatattttttatagtatatagtatattcTTTTTTGATTGTATTGATTATGACACATAAAACTCTCTAAATGCACACAGAATACATGAGCATTTTACAGAGGAGGCACCTTACTTTTTTATGAAGTGTAATATTAGGATTACTAAACTTCAGGGAAATCATCAATGGTGCTATATCACACAGTAAAGGCCACGTATGAGGTGACTGTTAAAACAACTGCCTGGTAAGTTGAGATACTTAACCATTACATAAATTCATATATCACCGTACCTGTATGAACATTTCCACTGTTTGATGAATCCTGTAACAGAGTAAAGGTAGTAAGGTAAGTAAGGTCATTGTgcttgtgttaaaaaaaaaaaggtttgttatTAAGCACTTTATTAATGATAGCTGCCCATCTACCTGATAGCCTATGAAAGTCAGGCCTTGTCCTGTTGCAGCCCACGGTACTTCGACCACTGAATCGACGAAGCTGCTACCTGGCTGCTGGTCTGATCCCTGAGATGTAAACTGAGAGCTGTTCCCCAGACAACAAGATGAATCCCAAACAAAAGTAATTTCAAGCACTACTGATGATACACTTCAAAAAAACAAGATAGAATGAAACAGGTAGACACTGTGTTACCTGACAGTATCCTCCGCTGACATGTCTGTGCCATTGGGTCCATTGAACAACTCTGGCTCTGCGTCACGCTGATATTGATTCAGGAAAAGCCAACACAGTGGTTCACAGAGGAAGTCTGACTGCTAATCATGCGTCATCTCAGCTTTGATCATCACAGTCCTCACACACTAGTTGCCCCCAAAAGTTAACATACACCTCTCTTCTCACCTCATCTCTTTattctccatctccatctaaTTTTTACCAAAACCTGATGTGGAAGTTTCACCAACCCCAACTATTTTAGAGTTAAACAGGTTCTCCAGAGGATTGTTGTTTTGGCAGTTACAATCACTTAGCTGCAGAATGGTGGGATTTCCTGCTTTACATGCAACTCAAAATCATGAAAAACAACAGTTAAGGCCACAGTGATGGATACTGCCACTGCTTCCTAGGAAAACAAACCTCTAAAAGAGACTGAAGGACCTCTTGACGATGCTTCTCCTGGGACCGGATATAGTCAGCTTGCTGCAgccatgaaaagaaaaacaagaaaaaaaaacacattgccaTCTGTAGATTTCAAATCTGGTAACAAAGCACTTCTTTTTAGCCCAAAAAGTGATTTTGCATTACCTGTTTAATGAATTCATCCTCCTTCTCCACAAATGATTCTAACACGTTTGGGAGTTCagctttaaatctttaaaaaaaaaaaaaaaagtagtaagTAAAGATCCACACAGAGaatcttttattttccaaacaaaCTTTATTAGCCTTTTAGCTCACTGGGCCTACCTTTCACTTTCCTTCTCTGTGATGATGACCTTGTCTCTAAGCTTGGGATCAGCCTTATTTTCCCACCAGaacttgtgtgtatttttcctgtgttCTGGGCTGAAACCATGTACATTTGAAATGTCAACCAGTGACCAGGGGACGGAAGCAGTTTATCACAAAATTTTTTAATGACAAGCGCAGGAGTATGATAATTTTGCCAAGCACACAGACATTTGACAAATGTATACTTATTAGTTTGAAGTATTAGAGCTTTATTGTAGTATATAGTTACATGCAAAGGTCTGGCCACCCCTGGGTAAATTACGTATTACATTATATTtctacaaaacaacaaaggctataaaaagatataaaaaatatcaaagcaagacaaacaaaataagcTCAAGTAAAACTTACGTGGCCATGTGTTCTAACAAGCCTCCGTACAGCACAGTCATGTTGCCGTCTGTAACGTTTCTGTCGACTTCAAGCTCACAGCAGTAACACCAGAATGTCTGCTTGTGCTGGGTGCAGTCGAACTTTTCCACTTGGGGCTTTTTAAGTGTTCGGCGAGCTTCCTTCACCTGGGAAACAGTGGATGAAATAACCACAGGAAAACATAAAAGTTGCACTATTACTATGGCTGAGGTTGTGAGGTTGTTCATTATTATTGGACACTGTTTAGGGATGATGAACAGTAAAACAAACGACTGAATACCAAACAAAAGGCTAAAGATCAGTGTTACTCAAAAGATGACACGACTCGGTTATTTGGATTTTGACCACGGCTGGCAGCTGGCATCAGCGTTAGTACGCAAACATATCAAGTTCAGCAAGGTGGAAGACAACGTGTGCACAAAATACTCAAAATATTAGACACCAGTGTGAATTAGTTGGCATTAACCTACTTACTTTTTCTAAGAATTTAAGAAGAACCACTCTCAGTCTGCTCTGATGATTTTTTCCGAAGATATGTCCCTTCCCGTTGAATGTTGTTTGCCTACATATGGCACAGTAATATGCACCCATTGATACAGAGTATACTAGAACCGGGTTAACACGTCGAGCTAAAATAAACCATCTAAAAACATCtctattatttatgtttttattaaacgTAAGCCAACGTTGACGCACACAAGTAACCGACTACCGGAAACAGTTCCGTCTCGAAATTGTTCCCCCGGAGACAAACGAATTGTATCTATTGTTCAACCCTCCTGACTCGTGCTCATCGGGGAAAGTGCTCCGCAGCTAAACCGCTCATTGCTTTCGGATCTCGGTGCTTTAATGACTATTGGTTTTACATTTAGTAGTAAACGAAATTAAATCATTTTCGTTACTTGAATACCGGTAACCATTGTTATTGGATGAGGTTTTTTTCCCCGTTTTTTGCCCCTCGCTGCCTGCCTAGAAAAGTGAGCTAGCTAGACCGTTTAAATGGAAATGTCCACATTCCAGAGTTTTAAAAGGTTAATCGACGAGAGACtaagtgctgctgctgaagaaatatTCGGAGTTTTTGAAAAGACTATAATAAAGTACGAGGATGAGATCGACCGTCAGCGCAGACTGCTGGAGAGCCTTTGGAAACCGGAACTAAAGTTATACAGGATAGGTCTGTCAAACCTTAATtatcttaaaaaacaaacagacaggcagCCTCCTGTTGGTTTAAACTTAGCCTCttaattattttataatttttaaaacatttcattagTAACCTACATATGTCCATTGTCTCTCCAGACCTTCCACAGCAACTTGCCTCTAAGGAGGATGAGGTTCTTGCTGACCAGCAGCTCTGTAACCTGGAGAGGAACTCCAGTGTGTATCAAGAGGTCCCAGAACCTCCACTGATtaaagaggaacaggaggaacTCTGCACCAGTCAGGAAGGAGAGCTGCTTGTACTGAAGCAGGAGGACAATACCCTTACACTGATTCCCACTTACAAGGAAAGTGACCACCAGCTCCTCTCTCACAACTCTCATGTAGTTGAGAGCCAAGATCGCAAAGGACTCAAATGTGGAGTCTTCATATCAACTAAAAAAGCAGAGCCAGAGTCAAAGAAGAGACATCACAAAAGTAAACTTCGCAGTAGCTGTGTAAATAACTCTAACCTGAGTACCCGCACAGGTAAAAAGGTACACTGTGACATTTGTGGGAAAGCTTTTAAGTACAAGTCCAAATTAAATATCCACATGAGAACGCATACAGGTGAGAAGCCGTATCCCTGCACCACCTGTGGGAGAAGATTTAGTGACACGTCAGGATTGAAACAGCATATGGGCgtccacacaggtgagaaacccTACACTTGTAAAACATGCGGGAAAGGTTTCCGACATGGCGGTTACTACAGAATCCACTTGAGAATTCATGCAGGTGAGAAACCATACCTTTGCAACACCTGTGGTAAGagattttgtcatttgtcaaattttaaaaagcacacaaGAATCCACACTGGTGAAAAACCATAGTCTTGCGTGTGGAAAAGCTTTCACACGTCATAGTGAATTGACAGTCCACACTGGAAAAGCCCATACTGGTGAGAAGCCATATCCCTGCAACACCAGTGGGAAACGATATGTTGGTGTGTCTCAACTGACAAGGCAtataagaacacacacaggcaagtaGCCTTGTAATTGTGGGAGATGGTTCAGTTGTAATGGCTCATGGCAGGCGAAGCCTCATGAAGCTTCTCACTGACACTTCTTCAAGATTGTGTCGCAAAAAGAGTTGAAGCTATGAAGCTTGGCCAAAAAGAAATCACAGCGACATATAGTGAACTGCAGAAATGAAAGCAGCCATTAAGGAGAGTGCAGTCAGCACATAACGTAATTTAATATAGAAAATTTACCATTGTGAAGGGGTcaaaatattttagtttaacatAGAATACTGTCAGATAtgttttgatgtggatttttcaggccggTCTGTGGACCCAGTCCAGGGCCAGTTGAAGTCTGGTCCTGCCcaagagctttattcttcaacaTGGAGTACAAAGCCCAAGCTGTTTTCAAAACAACCAACTTTTCACCAACTGATCATCTTTTATAGTGTAGGTTGCAGGTGTATTCAGACCAGGGGTATGTCTGGGCAAGTTGAGGCATCTCTAACCAtgctccctttttctcttttttgtatGCTTTTGGAGTGATTTTATTATTGGCTCTGTTATTGTTGGAGTCCTGGTTTCTGTTGGTTTCCTAATTGTCCCGATTGTATAACTTTTCTGAGACACCAACCATTAAACATTCTTACATAACAGTTGCTCTGGTACTTTCTTTTTGAGTAACAGTCTTTGAAGGTTAATATAGAATAATATTATGTAACAGTATAAGGTGGCCTTGTACATAGCGGCCTTACAAAAagaacacacatatacagtttgGAAAATTGGCACCACAGTTTGTTGAACTACCCTCATTTCTGCCCCTGATATGACTGTTACTCATATTTCCGACTAGCTAGGTGTTAGATAAAAATGCCACACATTATGGCATTCGATTTTAAAATCCAGCATTATATTTAAATGTGACAATGATAGGGGCCATTTCCATAATCTATATGTACACCTCTACTGCTGGCATTAAAcagaaattttaaataaaataaaagcaaatgacGTCGGAATGACAAGCTCCGTGTCTACTGATGTCGGAATTTAAGAGGGTGACACCCACCGGAAGTAAACAACAGGTGCTATGTACACATATAAACTGCATGGAGTTCCGGATTTCACAGGGCTAGGGTTTTGAAGTTGCAGCACAGATAAATGTTTCACTTATACTTAAGCAACAATGTCTAAGGTTTGGTTTCGGAAGGAGTTTATCAACGAGTGGCTAACCGCTGCCACTGCGGAAATATTCAGAGTCCTTGAAAAAACTGTTGTCAAGTGTGAGGAAGAGATTGATCGTCAGCGCAGACTGCTGGCTGTCGTTTGGAAACCTGAAATAAAGCTGCACAGGATAGGTGTACAAAGCTGTAATAATGCTATATGgtcagatatttattttttttctattatcaCACTATTAATTTACTCTAGTGTTCCTTTGTCGCACTAGAGCTCCCACAGCAACACGtttgtgaggaggaggaagaggttcTCGTTGACCTGCAGTTCTGTAACCTGGAGTGGAACTCCAGCCTGGACCAAGATTCTTCACAGATTAAAGAGGAAAGTGACCACAGAGAAGATCAGAGTCTCTACATGAATACTGATGAAACTCAAAGTGCAGCAGGGAGAGAGTCAGCACTCAACATACCAGTTAAACTAAACTCTGTGGTACCAGAACCAAGCAGTGACCACCAGCTCCTCTCTCACAACCCTCAGTTAACTGAGAGCCGAGATCACAAACGAGGCAAGTGTGAGATCCCAGTATCAACCAGAgatccagagccacagaagataCATCACAGAAGTAAAATTCACAGTGACAATGTGCACAACTCTCCCGTGTCAGAGATTCACTGTTCACACTTGAGAatccacacaggtgagaggaCATATTTGTGCAACACCTGTGAGAAAAGATTCTTCCAGGCATCAACACTGAAAACTCATATACGAATACTCACAGGTGAGAAGCCATATgcagggctggactgggacaaaaaaacggccctgtttttttttggcttagaccggcccctcataattagcggtgcacaacgaactaatttatgtatgtgttgcCCGAggcaatgtattttactattgttacgtcttggcctAGGGGAAACCATGGCgtaacatttaaaggaaaaatcccagctcccaaaaaccaccagcaaactcgcagtacctacacattcaatggtttatttcaAATGCATCTTGCACACAAGGTCAGGAGCAAGTTGGCTGGCAGTCCACCTGGAAgcggagagaggagagcccccagtaaatgacagcttcaaatatttggaatagatttcacaaatattataacactctctcttctctctcctcaactgctacctcaacagcctggcttgactagacaggaagagagggagagattattacaatttattaagtgataaatagaaaacctaaaaaaacaaattcaaaataaaaatatttggaactacctggaaaaactgtgcaactatctaaaccatcaaaacatttagtatctttagagtacatttttatttttttgataataatcagaaaaatctcatactaactgcagtgatGCTGTAGAAAAAACTCGCACGgaacaaaaacaatttaaggcaactgctgcgacaggaaataagaacattattcattgctcaccattctcatgtaattttACACGATTCACGTAGGTCACCTGTTTTGGCTTCAAAACGGCGAATTTCGCTGAAAGGTGAGCgattttcatgcctgtccatcacctaaaagtcccggtattatcctaacattactacctgcttacctgctgtgcctgtgctacacttccctggtcactctgtccctcgggttccctgtcagcagtctctggctgctcctctccctgttcACCTTCAACCTGGGCTGCAGAGGACGTGGAGGCTACAGCGGCCCCTCCAGAGAATACGTCTgttattttagcacattttgcagCGTCTATAGcgagattttttttatctttaagcCCGCAACTTCTCCGCACATCCTTTCCTCCGCTTCACGCTCAACACTATGAAACTGGCggggatcagtgcagagaaaggtgTGGGGCCGCTCTCGAAAGCTgctatatcctgattggttgtctgtctgttgactgtcggcccaccgggGAAAATGCCCGGTATACCCGATTACCAGTCCAGGTCTGAtgtatcatattactgtgtggggaattgaCAAATTGGCGCCGTCCCCATCtaccagcatgcaccaccagtaAATGCAtatagaaacggcaccctgactgaggGTGGTGATCAGGTTgtaagagtgtgggagtcgtcgcTAGTGATGGTTCTTTAACACTCGAGGCTtcgacacatgcgcggtagctcctgaggcagttgtattgaaccactgtactgaggtgtggtttggtcaatgacgtttgaagcacttgagtgacgttcgaagcaggtgagtgcttcgaaCGCCACACGGATCACcggattggttcggtttgtcatgtgaatcaggTGGCGGGAttgagtgtgttcagagatagagtagctctgtatagtggcggtcatttgcagagtaggtcggtttgttgcgtttgttaggtgttttgagagttagcagtgttgatagtgtatttttggagaatcagtgtatatagagcaatatatatatataatatataaattagatagatatagataaagagttatatagataggtatatagatatataatcctaaataACATTAGCTATAGATAAGACctatagattcattacatataaacacacacacacacacacaccccagcctcataGAAAAACTCTTATTTCTTAATGAAAACTCAAACAGTTACACAGGctcacccactgccctgttcttcccACCagacaccctgaccagaggccagggtgtctcattgtatggctgtagaaggcgacaccctgaccagaggccagggtgtctcattgtatggctgtagaaggcgacaccctgaccagaggccagggtgtctcattgtatggctgtagaaggcgacaccctgaccagaggccagggtgtctcattgtatggctgtagaaggcgacaccctgaccagaggccagggtgtctcattgtatggctgtagaaggcgacaccctgaccagaggccagggtgtctcattgtatggctgtagaaggcgacaccctgaccagaggccagggtgtctcattgtatggctgtagaaggcgacaccctgaccagaggccagggtgtctcattgtatggctgtagaaggcgacaccctgaccagaggccagggtgtctcattgtatggctgtagaaggcgacaccctgaccagaggccagggtgtctcattgtatggctgtagaaggcgacaccctgaccagaggccagggtgtctcattgtatggctgtagaaggcgacaccctgaccagaggccagggtgtctcattgtatggctgtagaaggcgacaccctgaccagaggccagggtgtctcattgtatggctgtagaaggcgacaccctgaccagaggccagggtgtctcattgtatggctgtagaaggcgacaccctgaccagaggccagggtgtctcattgtatggctgtagaaggcgacaccctgaccagaggccagggtgtctcattgtatggctgtagaaggcgacaccctgaccagaggccagggtgtctcattgtatggctgtagaaggcgacaccctgaccagaggccagggtgtctcattgtatggctgtagaaggcgacaccctgaccagaggccagggtgtctcattgtatggctgtagaaggcgacaccctgaccagaggccagggtgtctcattgtatggctgtagaaggcgacaccctgacc
This genomic window contains:
- the cenatac gene encoding coiled-coil domain-containing protein 84; the protein is MGAYYCAICRQTTFNGKGHIFGKNHQSRLRVVLLKFLEKVKEARRTLKKPQVEKFDCTQHKQTFWCYCCELEVDRNVTDGNMTVLYGGLLEHMATPEHRKNTHKFWWENKADPKLRDKVIITEKESERFKAELPNVLESFVEKEDEFIKQQADYIRSQEKHRQEVLQSLLERDAEPELFNGPNGTDMSAEDTVSSQFTSQGSDQQPGSSFVDSVVEVPWAATGQGLTFIGYQDSSNSGNVHTGAVPPWLQDDPLEGTSSATAHPEIGPSLQEFLKQKEQEKLRKLPPNRVGANFDHSSHTDANWLPSFGRVWNSGRRWQSRHQFRQEEGQKNRQKRKREHNTEGSKKAKTSECLTNSDNA
- the LOC121184234 gene encoding zinc finger protein 135-like; translated protein: MEMSTFQSFKRLIDERLSAAAEEIFGVFEKTIIKYEDEIDRQRRLLESLWKPELKLYRIDLPQQLASKEDEVLADQQLCNLERNSSVYQEVPEPPLIKEEQEELCTSQEGELLVLKQEDNTLTLIPTYKESDHQLLSHNSHVVESQDRKGLKCGVFISTKKAEPESKKRHHKSKLRSSCVNNSNLSTRTGKKVHCDICGKAFKYKSKLNIHMRTHTGEKPYPCTTCGRRFSDTSGLKQHMGVHTGEKPYTCKTCGKGFRHGGYYRIHLRIHAGEKPYLCNTCGKRFCHLSNFKKHTRIHTGEKP